Proteins from a single region of Segatella copri:
- a CDS encoding ankyrin repeat domain-containing protein, whose amino-acid sequence MRIYERKNILERNINYSNAYGRNLLQEAIVSCENAIAIDLVNKGIDIDHQDKKEMTPLDFAKQIKDMEMINILTDKKSKF is encoded by the coding sequence ATGAGAATCTATGAACGAAAAAATATACTTGAAAGAAATATAAATTATAGCAATGCGTATGGTAGAAATCTTCTACAAGAAGCTATTGTATCTTGTGAAAATGCAATTGCTATTGATTTAGTGAATAAAGGCATTGATATTGATCATCAAGATAAAAAGGAGATGACTCCTTTAGATTTCGCAAAGCAAATTAAAGATATGGAAATGATTAATATTCTTACAGATAAAAAATCTAAGTTCTAA